From a region of the Oncorhynchus keta strain PuntledgeMale-10-30-2019 chromosome 13, Oket_V2, whole genome shotgun sequence genome:
- the fam113 gene encoding PC-esterase domain-containing protein 1A isoform X5: MRENMKAVSQQQASQLLHNKFVVVLGDSIQRSVYKDIVLLLQKDKYLSLAQLKSKGEMSFEQDILVEGGRLGQITNGTEYREVRQFRSDHHLVRFYFLTRIYSRYMQSILRDFEDGLKPDVVIVNSCLWDVSRYNPKWHDEYQENLHKLFDKMNSILPPECLVIWNMTMPLGKRIVGGFFVPEIEHRGQTLCYDVIQANFYSNKMADAYGLDVLDLHFQFRFSLEHRMKDGVHWNSLAHRRITTLLLQHAAEAWGVVLHCPATTIEHIDHSEQQQLKAYTKPMTKNTAFLGWHPAEDSGLEPYRPASDEPYRPALDEPYRPLEGKYNDCGEQFHEDAFPKSGAGYFGFEENQANRPVNRRPTAPVHHRHTAVYRHPPVNRHSLNNRCSENNRMVRNRTGHSRPVQHNEGYHPRPYVPRRPENKYVMRKKQPRKHYAPYTCQRY, translated from the exons TTCAGCGCTCCGTGTATAAGGACATTGTGCTTCTGCTGCAAAAGGACAAATATCTCAGCTTGGCTCAGCTCAAGAGTAAG GGAGAGATGAGCTTCGAGCAGGACATCCTGGTGGAGGGCGGACGGCTGGGTCAAATCACCAACGGGACGGAATACCGTGAG GTGCGTCAGTTCCGCTCAGACCACCACCTGGTGCGGTTCTACTTCCTGACGAGGATCTACTCGCGCTACATGCAGAGCATCCTGAGGGACTTTGAAGACGGTCTCAAACCAGACGTCGTCATCGTTAACTCCTGTCTCTGGGACGTCTCCAG GTATAACCCTAAATGGCACGATGAGTACCAGGAGAACCTTCATAAGCTCTTTGACAAGATGAACTCCATCCTGCCTCCTGAATGTCTGGTCATATGGAACATGACCATGCCCCTGGGGAAGAGGATCGTAGGGGGCTTCTTCGTTCCTGAG ATAGAGCACAGGGGCCAAACGCTGTGCTACGACGTGATCCAGGCCAACTTCTACAGCAACAAAATGGCCGACGCCTACGGCCTTGACGTCCTGGACCTTCACTTCCAGTTCCGCTTCTCGCTTGAGCACCGCATGAAGGATGGGGTCCACTGGAACTCTCTGGCCCACCGACGCATCACCACCTTACTACTGCAACATGCTGCAGAGGCCTGGGGAGTGGTGCTGCACTGTCCTGCCACTACGattg AGCACATTGATCATTCAGAGCAGCAGCAGCTCAAAGCCTACACAAAACCCATGACCAAGAACACAG CTTTTCTAGGATGGCATCCTGCTGAGGACTCGGGCCTTGAGCCCTACAGACCAGCTTCGGATGAACCCTACAGACCAGCTTTGGATGAACCCTACAGGCCTCTGGAAGGGAAATACAATGACTGCGGAGAACAGTTCCACGAG GACGCGTTCCCCAAGTCCGGCGCTGGCTACTTCGGCTTCGAGGAGAACCAAGCCAACAGACCGGTCAACAGACGGCCAACTGCCCCAGTGCATCACAGACACACGGCGGTCTACAGACATCCCCCAGTCAACAGACACTCACTGAACAACAGATGCAGTGAAAATAACAGGATGGTCCGGAACAGGA CTGGACACTCCAGGCCGGTGCAGCATAATGAGGGCTACCACCCCAGACCCTACGTCCCTCGCCGTCCTGAGAACAAGTATGTGATGAGGAAGAAACAACCCAGGAAGCACTACGCCCCATACACATGCCAGAGATACTGA
- the fam113 gene encoding PC-esterase domain-containing protein 1A isoform X2 — MKAVSQQQASQLLHNKFVVVLGDSIQRSVYKDIVLLLQKDKYLSLAQLKSKGEMSFEQDILVEGGRLGQITNGTEYREVRQFRSDHHLVRFYFLTRIYSRYMQSILRDFEDGLKPDVVIVNSCLWDVSRYNPKWHDEYQENLHKLFDKMNSILPPECLVIWNMTMPLGKRIVGGFFVPEIEHRGQTLCYDVIQANFYSNKMADAYGLDVLDLHFQFRFSLEHRMKDGVHWNSLAHRRITTLLLQHAAEAWGVVLHCPATTIEHIDHSEQQQLKAYTKPMTKNTVGVIPSLLHTWHYPTEPHFRRPDPRMMNPGHCSVAWATERFGHYDGYEPQANYFTPNSAAFLGWHPAEDSGLEPYRPASDEPYRPALDEPYRPLEGKYNDCGEQFHEDAFPKSGAGYFGFEENQANRPVNRRPTAPVHHRHTAVYRHPPVNRHSLNNRCSENNRMVRNRTGHSRPVQHNEGYHPRPYVPRRPENKYVMRKKQPRKHYAPYTCQRY, encoded by the exons TTCAGCGCTCCGTGTATAAGGACATTGTGCTTCTGCTGCAAAAGGACAAATATCTCAGCTTGGCTCAGCTCAAGAGTAAG GGAGAGATGAGCTTCGAGCAGGACATCCTGGTGGAGGGCGGACGGCTGGGTCAAATCACCAACGGGACGGAATACCGTGAG GTGCGTCAGTTCCGCTCAGACCACCACCTGGTGCGGTTCTACTTCCTGACGAGGATCTACTCGCGCTACATGCAGAGCATCCTGAGGGACTTTGAAGACGGTCTCAAACCAGACGTCGTCATCGTTAACTCCTGTCTCTGGGACGTCTCCAG GTATAACCCTAAATGGCACGATGAGTACCAGGAGAACCTTCATAAGCTCTTTGACAAGATGAACTCCATCCTGCCTCCTGAATGTCTGGTCATATGGAACATGACCATGCCCCTGGGGAAGAGGATCGTAGGGGGCTTCTTCGTTCCTGAG ATAGAGCACAGGGGCCAAACGCTGTGCTACGACGTGATCCAGGCCAACTTCTACAGCAACAAAATGGCCGACGCCTACGGCCTTGACGTCCTGGACCTTCACTTCCAGTTCCGCTTCTCGCTTGAGCACCGCATGAAGGATGGGGTCCACTGGAACTCTCTGGCCCACCGACGCATCACCACCTTACTACTGCAACATGCTGCAGAGGCCTGGGGAGTGGTGCTGCACTGTCCTGCCACTACGattg AGCACATTGATCATTCAGAGCAGCAGCAGCTCAAAGCCTACACAAAACCCATGACCAAGAACACAG TTGGTGTTATTCCCTCATTGCTACACACCTGGCACTACCCAACAGAGCCTCATTTCAGGAGACCAGACCCCAGGATGATGAACCCAGGTCACTGCAGTG TTGCCTGGGCAACGGAGAGGTTTGGACACTATGACGGATACGAGCCTCAGGCAAACTATTTCACTCCCAATTCAGCAG CTTTTCTAGGATGGCATCCTGCTGAGGACTCGGGCCTTGAGCCCTACAGACCAGCTTCGGATGAACCCTACAGACCAGCTTTGGATGAACCCTACAGGCCTCTGGAAGGGAAATACAATGACTGCGGAGAACAGTTCCACGAG GACGCGTTCCCCAAGTCCGGCGCTGGCTACTTCGGCTTCGAGGAGAACCAAGCCAACAGACCGGTCAACAGACGGCCAACTGCCCCAGTGCATCACAGACACACGGCGGTCTACAGACATCCCCCAGTCAACAGACACTCACTGAACAACAGATGCAGTGAAAATAACAGGATGGTCCGGAACAGGA CTGGACACTCCAGGCCGGTGCAGCATAATGAGGGCTACCACCCCAGACCCTACGTCCCTCGCCGTCCTGAGAACAAGTATGTGATGAGGAAGAAACAACCCAGGAAGCACTACGCCCCATACACATGCCAGAGATACTGA
- the fam113 gene encoding PC-esterase domain-containing protein 1A isoform X3 yields MRENMKAVSQQQASQLLHNKFVVVLGDSIQRSVYKDIVLLLQKDKYLSLAQLKSKGEMSFEQDILVEGGRLGQITNGTEYREVRQFRSDHHLVRFYFLTRIYSRYMQSILRDFEDGLKPDVVIVNSCLWDVSRYNPKWHDEYQENLHKLFDKMNSILPPECLVIWNMTMPLGKRIVGGFFVPEIEHRGQTLCYDVIQANFYSNKMADAYGLDVLDLHFQFRFSLEHRMKDGVHWNSLAHRRITTLLLQHAAEAWGVVLHCPATTIEHIDHSEQQQLKAYTKPMTKNTVAWATERFGHYDGYEPQANYFTPNSAAFLGWHPAEDSGLEPYRPASDEPYRPALDEPYRPLEGKYNDCGEQFHEDAFPKSGAGYFGFEENQANRPVNRRPTAPVHHRHTAVYRHPPVNRHSLNNRCSENNRMVRNRTGHSRPVQHNEGYHPRPYVPRRPENKYVMRKKQPRKHYAPYTCQRY; encoded by the exons TTCAGCGCTCCGTGTATAAGGACATTGTGCTTCTGCTGCAAAAGGACAAATATCTCAGCTTGGCTCAGCTCAAGAGTAAG GGAGAGATGAGCTTCGAGCAGGACATCCTGGTGGAGGGCGGACGGCTGGGTCAAATCACCAACGGGACGGAATACCGTGAG GTGCGTCAGTTCCGCTCAGACCACCACCTGGTGCGGTTCTACTTCCTGACGAGGATCTACTCGCGCTACATGCAGAGCATCCTGAGGGACTTTGAAGACGGTCTCAAACCAGACGTCGTCATCGTTAACTCCTGTCTCTGGGACGTCTCCAG GTATAACCCTAAATGGCACGATGAGTACCAGGAGAACCTTCATAAGCTCTTTGACAAGATGAACTCCATCCTGCCTCCTGAATGTCTGGTCATATGGAACATGACCATGCCCCTGGGGAAGAGGATCGTAGGGGGCTTCTTCGTTCCTGAG ATAGAGCACAGGGGCCAAACGCTGTGCTACGACGTGATCCAGGCCAACTTCTACAGCAACAAAATGGCCGACGCCTACGGCCTTGACGTCCTGGACCTTCACTTCCAGTTCCGCTTCTCGCTTGAGCACCGCATGAAGGATGGGGTCCACTGGAACTCTCTGGCCCACCGACGCATCACCACCTTACTACTGCAACATGCTGCAGAGGCCTGGGGAGTGGTGCTGCACTGTCCTGCCACTACGattg AGCACATTGATCATTCAGAGCAGCAGCAGCTCAAAGCCTACACAAAACCCATGACCAAGAACACAG TTGCCTGGGCAACGGAGAGGTTTGGACACTATGACGGATACGAGCCTCAGGCAAACTATTTCACTCCCAATTCAGCAG CTTTTCTAGGATGGCATCCTGCTGAGGACTCGGGCCTTGAGCCCTACAGACCAGCTTCGGATGAACCCTACAGACCAGCTTTGGATGAACCCTACAGGCCTCTGGAAGGGAAATACAATGACTGCGGAGAACAGTTCCACGAG GACGCGTTCCCCAAGTCCGGCGCTGGCTACTTCGGCTTCGAGGAGAACCAAGCCAACAGACCGGTCAACAGACGGCCAACTGCCCCAGTGCATCACAGACACACGGCGGTCTACAGACATCCCCCAGTCAACAGACACTCACTGAACAACAGATGCAGTGAAAATAACAGGATGGTCCGGAACAGGA CTGGACACTCCAGGCCGGTGCAGCATAATGAGGGCTACCACCCCAGACCCTACGTCCCTCGCCGTCCTGAGAACAAGTATGTGATGAGGAAGAAACAACCCAGGAAGCACTACGCCCCATACACATGCCAGAGATACTGA
- the fam113 gene encoding PC-esterase domain-containing protein 1A isoform X1: MRENMKAVSQQQASQLLHNKFVVVLGDSIQRSVYKDIVLLLQKDKYLSLAQLKSKGEMSFEQDILVEGGRLGQITNGTEYREVRQFRSDHHLVRFYFLTRIYSRYMQSILRDFEDGLKPDVVIVNSCLWDVSRYNPKWHDEYQENLHKLFDKMNSILPPECLVIWNMTMPLGKRIVGGFFVPEIEHRGQTLCYDVIQANFYSNKMADAYGLDVLDLHFQFRFSLEHRMKDGVHWNSLAHRRITTLLLQHAAEAWGVVLHCPATTIEHIDHSEQQQLKAYTKPMTKNTVGVIPSLLHTWHYPTEPHFRRPDPRMMNPGHCSVAWATERFGHYDGYEPQANYFTPNSAAFLGWHPAEDSGLEPYRPASDEPYRPALDEPYRPLEGKYNDCGEQFHEDAFPKSGAGYFGFEENQANRPVNRRPTAPVHHRHTAVYRHPPVNRHSLNNRCSENNRMVRNRTGHSRPVQHNEGYHPRPYVPRRPENKYVMRKKQPRKHYAPYTCQRY; encoded by the exons TTCAGCGCTCCGTGTATAAGGACATTGTGCTTCTGCTGCAAAAGGACAAATATCTCAGCTTGGCTCAGCTCAAGAGTAAG GGAGAGATGAGCTTCGAGCAGGACATCCTGGTGGAGGGCGGACGGCTGGGTCAAATCACCAACGGGACGGAATACCGTGAG GTGCGTCAGTTCCGCTCAGACCACCACCTGGTGCGGTTCTACTTCCTGACGAGGATCTACTCGCGCTACATGCAGAGCATCCTGAGGGACTTTGAAGACGGTCTCAAACCAGACGTCGTCATCGTTAACTCCTGTCTCTGGGACGTCTCCAG GTATAACCCTAAATGGCACGATGAGTACCAGGAGAACCTTCATAAGCTCTTTGACAAGATGAACTCCATCCTGCCTCCTGAATGTCTGGTCATATGGAACATGACCATGCCCCTGGGGAAGAGGATCGTAGGGGGCTTCTTCGTTCCTGAG ATAGAGCACAGGGGCCAAACGCTGTGCTACGACGTGATCCAGGCCAACTTCTACAGCAACAAAATGGCCGACGCCTACGGCCTTGACGTCCTGGACCTTCACTTCCAGTTCCGCTTCTCGCTTGAGCACCGCATGAAGGATGGGGTCCACTGGAACTCTCTGGCCCACCGACGCATCACCACCTTACTACTGCAACATGCTGCAGAGGCCTGGGGAGTGGTGCTGCACTGTCCTGCCACTACGattg AGCACATTGATCATTCAGAGCAGCAGCAGCTCAAAGCCTACACAAAACCCATGACCAAGAACACAG TTGGTGTTATTCCCTCATTGCTACACACCTGGCACTACCCAACAGAGCCTCATTTCAGGAGACCAGACCCCAGGATGATGAACCCAGGTCACTGCAGTG TTGCCTGGGCAACGGAGAGGTTTGGACACTATGACGGATACGAGCCTCAGGCAAACTATTTCACTCCCAATTCAGCAG CTTTTCTAGGATGGCATCCTGCTGAGGACTCGGGCCTTGAGCCCTACAGACCAGCTTCGGATGAACCCTACAGACCAGCTTTGGATGAACCCTACAGGCCTCTGGAAGGGAAATACAATGACTGCGGAGAACAGTTCCACGAG GACGCGTTCCCCAAGTCCGGCGCTGGCTACTTCGGCTTCGAGGAGAACCAAGCCAACAGACCGGTCAACAGACGGCCAACTGCCCCAGTGCATCACAGACACACGGCGGTCTACAGACATCCCCCAGTCAACAGACACTCACTGAACAACAGATGCAGTGAAAATAACAGGATGGTCCGGAACAGGA CTGGACACTCCAGGCCGGTGCAGCATAATGAGGGCTACCACCCCAGACCCTACGTCCCTCGCCGTCCTGAGAACAAGTATGTGATGAGGAAGAAACAACCCAGGAAGCACTACGCCCCATACACATGCCAGAGATACTGA
- the fam113 gene encoding PC-esterase domain-containing protein 1A isoform X4, whose protein sequence is MSFEQDILVEGGRLGQITNGTEYREVRQFRSDHHLVRFYFLTRIYSRYMQSILRDFEDGLKPDVVIVNSCLWDVSRYNPKWHDEYQENLHKLFDKMNSILPPECLVIWNMTMPLGKRIVGGFFVPEIEHRGQTLCYDVIQANFYSNKMADAYGLDVLDLHFQFRFSLEHRMKDGVHWNSLAHRRITTLLLQHAAEAWGVVLHCPATTIEHIDHSEQQQLKAYTKPMTKNTVGVIPSLLHTWHYPTEPHFRRPDPRMMNPGHCSVAWATERFGHYDGYEPQANYFTPNSAAFLGWHPAEDSGLEPYRPASDEPYRPALDEPYRPLEGKYNDCGEQFHEDAFPKSGAGYFGFEENQANRPVNRRPTAPVHHRHTAVYRHPPVNRHSLNNRCSENNRMVRNRTGHSRPVQHNEGYHPRPYVPRRPENKYVMRKKQPRKHYAPYTCQRY, encoded by the exons ATGAGCTTCGAGCAGGACATCCTGGTGGAGGGCGGACGGCTGGGTCAAATCACCAACGGGACGGAATACCGTGAG GTGCGTCAGTTCCGCTCAGACCACCACCTGGTGCGGTTCTACTTCCTGACGAGGATCTACTCGCGCTACATGCAGAGCATCCTGAGGGACTTTGAAGACGGTCTCAAACCAGACGTCGTCATCGTTAACTCCTGTCTCTGGGACGTCTCCAG GTATAACCCTAAATGGCACGATGAGTACCAGGAGAACCTTCATAAGCTCTTTGACAAGATGAACTCCATCCTGCCTCCTGAATGTCTGGTCATATGGAACATGACCATGCCCCTGGGGAAGAGGATCGTAGGGGGCTTCTTCGTTCCTGAG ATAGAGCACAGGGGCCAAACGCTGTGCTACGACGTGATCCAGGCCAACTTCTACAGCAACAAAATGGCCGACGCCTACGGCCTTGACGTCCTGGACCTTCACTTCCAGTTCCGCTTCTCGCTTGAGCACCGCATGAAGGATGGGGTCCACTGGAACTCTCTGGCCCACCGACGCATCACCACCTTACTACTGCAACATGCTGCAGAGGCCTGGGGAGTGGTGCTGCACTGTCCTGCCACTACGattg AGCACATTGATCATTCAGAGCAGCAGCAGCTCAAAGCCTACACAAAACCCATGACCAAGAACACAG TTGGTGTTATTCCCTCATTGCTACACACCTGGCACTACCCAACAGAGCCTCATTTCAGGAGACCAGACCCCAGGATGATGAACCCAGGTCACTGCAGTG TTGCCTGGGCAACGGAGAGGTTTGGACACTATGACGGATACGAGCCTCAGGCAAACTATTTCACTCCCAATTCAGCAG CTTTTCTAGGATGGCATCCTGCTGAGGACTCGGGCCTTGAGCCCTACAGACCAGCTTCGGATGAACCCTACAGACCAGCTTTGGATGAACCCTACAGGCCTCTGGAAGGGAAATACAATGACTGCGGAGAACAGTTCCACGAG GACGCGTTCCCCAAGTCCGGCGCTGGCTACTTCGGCTTCGAGGAGAACCAAGCCAACAGACCGGTCAACAGACGGCCAACTGCCCCAGTGCATCACAGACACACGGCGGTCTACAGACATCCCCCAGTCAACAGACACTCACTGAACAACAGATGCAGTGAAAATAACAGGATGGTCCGGAACAGGA CTGGACACTCCAGGCCGGTGCAGCATAATGAGGGCTACCACCCCAGACCCTACGTCCCTCGCCGTCCTGAGAACAAGTATGTGATGAGGAAGAAACAACCCAGGAAGCACTACGCCCCATACACATGCCAGAGATACTGA